A window from Aliamphritea hakodatensis encodes these proteins:
- a CDS encoding DUF2787 family protein, with the protein MRLPIKLDGCPLPVSEGFSRLLNAEISKKYTAQQIPEHTAITFNFRDPTYSAEEGGYHPVEVRLTRNAEHYQVAYITDFSYVGKGQDAELAKEIDFDVSQGICEVRHYKVMSISEVGDFYQMFEANFISYYEMDVFEVCVTLDS; encoded by the coding sequence ATGCGATTGCCAATAAAGCTGGACGGCTGTCCCCTGCCCGTATCTGAAGGCTTCTCAAGGCTGTTAAATGCTGAGATTTCTAAGAAGTACACAGCCCAACAAATACCTGAACACACGGCTATTACATTTAACTTTCGTGACCCCACTTACTCTGCTGAGGAAGGTGGCTACCATCCTGTGGAAGTAAGACTGACCCGTAATGCTGAACATTACCAAGTGGCATACATCACAGACTTCTCATATGTCGGCAAAGGCCAGGACGCTGAACTGGCGAAAGAGATAGACTTCGATGTTAGCCAAGGTATTTGTGAAGTGCGGCACTATAAAGTCATGTCTATTTCTGAAGTTGGCGACTTCTATCAGATGTTTGAAGCTAATTTCATTAGCTATTATGAGATGGATGTATTTGAAGTGTGTGTCACTTTAGATAGCTAA